From Sporosarcina sp. 6E9, a single genomic window includes:
- a CDS encoding metal-dependent hydrolase, whose protein sequence is MEWSTHALTGMVAGFTVTGGDWQGAVVGGIAGVLPDLDEPKSKFGKLFFVIAIPLNSIFGHRTFTHSLLFTLLAGIFIYPFTELWVALSVSAGILAHIAGDMLTGKVKLFYPSAKSVGIAIPSFSFMWIDRITRLLLVIAIGWVVLKKVI, encoded by the coding sequence ATGGAATGGTCCACACACGCTTTAACAGGAATGGTAGCCGGATTTACAGTTACAGGGGGTGATTGGCAAGGAGCGGTGGTAGGAGGAATTGCAGGTGTGCTACCGGATCTCGATGAACCGAAGTCTAAGTTTGGAAAGTTGTTCTTCGTTATAGCTATACCACTTAATTCTATATTTGGTCATCGGACTTTTACACACTCCCTGCTATTTACGTTATTAGCAGGGATTTTTATATACCCATTTACAGAATTATGGGTGGCTTTGTCAGTAAGTGCAGGGATACTTGCCCATATTGCAGGAGACATGTTAACCGGAAAAGTGAAACTCTTCTATCCGTCAGCTAAATCTGTCGGGATTGCAATTCCATCATTCAGTTTTATGTGGATAGACAGAATCACGAGACTGTTGCTTGTTATAGCAATAGGTTGGGTTGTACTTAAAAAAGTAATTTGA